A window of Nonomuraea angiospora genomic DNA:
ACGTCGTCCCGCAGGCGGGCGACGGACTCGCCGGGCGAGTGCGGCAGCCGCGCCGCGGCGGGGCCGCGGGCGGTCAGGATGGAGCGCAGGGCGTTGGCGCGCAGCAGGGTGGCCGCCGCGGCCCACCAGTAGACCCCGTACGTCCACGCGATGACGATCATCAGGCCCCGGGCGACCTCCACGCCCACGAACGCCGCGCACAACCACAGCGCCCAGCCCGGGTCGCCGCCGAGCCCGTCGAAGATCCGCTGCAGGACGAGCCCGCTCGCCAGCGGGATCACGTGGACGGGCAGCCAGAGCAGCGCCCCGATGAGGTAGCGGCGGAAGTCGAACGTGGCCAGCCTGGTGGCCACCAGCATGACCGGCTTCACCGGCTCACCCCCGCCAGGTCGAGCAGCCGCCCGAACCTGCTGCCGGGGTCGGCGGCGAGGTCGGCGCGGCGGCCGTACTCGACGATCTTGCCGTGGTCGAGCACGGCGATCTTGTCCACGCGCGACAGCGAGGACAGGCGGTGCGCGATGATCACGCCGGTCCGGCCGTCGAGCAGCCGGTCGATGCTCTGCTCGATGCGGCGTTCGGTGGCGGGGTCGAGCCTGCTGGACGCCTCGTCGAGCACGACGAGCCCGGGGTCGGAGAGGAACGCGCGGGCGAACGCGATGAGCTGCGCCTCCCCCGCCGACACCGCGCGCAGCTCGGTGTCGAGCCCGTCGGGCAGCCCGGCCAGCCACTCGCCCAGCCCGACGCCGTGGAGGACCTCCCGCAGCCGCGCGTCCCCCGGGGACGGCCGGAAGAGCGTCAGGTTGTCGCGCAGGCTCGCCGCGAAGAGCTGGACGTCCTGTGTGACCACGCCGATCCGCGTTCGCACGGACGCCTGGCCGGCCTCGCGCAGGTCCAGCCCGCCGACCCGCACGACGCCCTCGGACGGGTCGTACAGGCGCAGCGCCAGGCGGGCGAGCGTGGTCTTGCCGCTGCCGGTCCGCCCCACCAGGCCGAGCGTCTCGCCGGGGGCCAGCGTGAGGGTGACGCCCGACAGCACCTGCTCGTCGTCGCCGGGGTAGGCGAAGCCGACGCCGTCCAGGCTCAGGCCGAGCGGGCCGGTCGCGGGCAGGGGGCGGGTGCCCTCGGGCAGCGTGCGCCGCTCGGCCAGCAGGTCCGCGATGCGGGCCAGACCGGCCAGTGCCGCCTGGTACTGCCTGATCTGGTCGATGAGCCGCTCGAACGGCGTGCGTACCATCAGCGTGTACTGGAAGATCAGCACGGCGGTGCCGATCGTGAGCGTCCCCGACCGCAGCGCCCAGGCGGCGAGCCCGAGCATGATCGCGGTGCCCGCGGCGAACGCCACCGACGTGCCCGCCAGCAGCGTGGTCCCGATGCGCGCGTCCCTGACCTCGGCGCGGTAGAGGGCGGCGCTGACCTGGTGGAAGCGGCGTACGGTGTGCTCGCCCGCGCCGTTGGCCCGCAGGTCCTCGGCCCCGGCCAGCCGCTCCTCCAGCAGGCCGAACAGCCGCGCGCTCGCCGCGCGCGACCGGGCGGCGGCCGGCACGGCCAGCCGCTGGGCGCGGGCCATCCCCCACCCGATGAGCAGGCAGTAGACCAGCAGCGCGCAGCCGATGCGCCAGTCGACGCCGAACACGATGACGACCACCCCGGCCAGGAGCAGCACGCTCGCCACGACGTCCATGAGGAACGCGACGACGAAGTCGGCCACGGCCACGACGTCGCCGTCCACGCGTTCGATCATCTCGCCGGGCGTGTGCCGGCCGTGGAAGGCCAGGTCCAGGCCGAGCGCGTGCCGGGCGAGGCGCTCGCGCAGGCGGTTGGTGCCGTCCCAGGCCAGGCGGCCGGCCAGCCACGCGGCGACCGGCCGGGCGGCCTGGCCGGCGACGGCCAGCGCCAGGTAGCCGACGGCGATCAGGGTCAGGTGCCTGATGCTCGCGCCGCCGATCGCGTCGTCCACGAAGCGGCGGGTGATCTGCGGCGCCGCCAGCGGGAGCGCGGTGGTGGCGGCTATGGCCGCGGCGAGCGCGGCGCCCTGGCGACGGCCCGGGCGCAGCAGGCGCAGGACGGAGGGGCTATGCGGTGGAATCCCTTGGTCGAACGATCTCGATGACAAACGTCATGCCCTTTGGATAGGAGGTCTCATTGCTCTGGCGGGACATGAACGTCGTCCTCATCGCCGGCCTCCTTGATCCGATGGGCTCGCTCCAGGGAGTACAGCAGCCCCGCGCGGGCCGGGGCAACCGGTTTACCCGCTGCCCCGCAGCACCCCTGCCCGCGCCAGCCCGGCGGTCAGCCGCGCGCGGGCGGGGCCCGGGAGGCAGTCGAGGGCGTGCGGATCGTGGGCCGCGAGCCGGGAGACGGGCGCGATCTGGTACGGGTTGAGCCGGAACGATTGCCCCGACCGCAGGCTCACCGCGAACGTCCCGGGCCCGCACCCGTCGGGCCCCGCGCCGCCGGCCACCACCTGCGCGCACGGGTCCCACCCGGGAACGGGTTCCGCGCCGGCCACGGAGCAGGCGGCCAGGCGCCCCGGCGGCAGCCCGGGAAGCCGCTCCAGCCACTCCTTGATCATGCGGGTGACCTCATAGGCCCGCATCGTGCCGGGCGCGTCGAACTCCACCCACCTGACCAGGTCGTCCCCGGCCCTCGGCGGGAAGCGCACGCTCTGCCCGGCCCACTCCGAGCGGATCGCCATCCGGTACGGCCGCAGCCCGGCCAGCCGGACCCCGCCGGCGCCCGCCGCCAGCAGCTCGACGGACTCCCCCGCGGCGCCCGCGGCCACGCCGGGCGCGCCCAGCACCAGCTCGCACGCCACCGCCACGCCCGGCGGGATCGCGGCCAGCAGCCGCCGCAGGTTGACGGTCCACCCGTTCAGGCCGGTCACGGCGGCCAGGAAGTCGATCCGCGTCACGGCGATCGTCAGGCCGCGGCAGCGGGCCAGGACGTCCCTGGGGAAGGCGGCCACCCGCTCCGCGTCCAGCCATCCGGCCCACGGCCCGCCCTCGGGCGGGCGGCACGCCCCGGTCACCCAGCGCACCTGCTTCCCCGGCCGGGTGTCCGAGGCGTCCCGCGACCGTGCCCCTTCGACGGGCCCGGCGTCCGTGTCCTTCCCCTTGCCGGCGCGCCACGGGGGGCGGATCACCCGTTCGGGCGACCACGCCGAGAACTCGGCCCCGGCCAGCTCCGGCACGCGCCGCAGCGCCGCGCCGAGCCGGGCCACGAGCCGCCCGCACAGCGTCACCCGCTCCGCTCCCAGCGCTCCCACCAGCGCGAACGCCGCGGGCAGCTGCCGGGCGGCGTCCAGCGCGACGTGCGCCCGCCGCCCGGCGGCGACCTGCGCGGCCAGCTCGACCTCGGGCCGGAACACCTCGCACCGCCCGGCCGCGCCGAGCACGTCCCTGCTGCTCTGCATGCTGCCCTCGGCCAGCTCCAGGTCGTCGATGCTGAGCCGGACCGCGGGGTCGGCCGCCAGCCGCAGCGCCGTGCCCACCGCTCTGAGGCGGGCGTCGTCGAACGCCTGCCGCTCCAGGACGGCCGCCGCCGCCCGCTCGAGCAGCGCCGCCTGCGGC
This region includes:
- a CDS encoding ABC transporter ATP-binding protein; protein product: MSSRSFDQGIPPHSPSVLRLLRPGRRQGAALAAAIAATTALPLAAPQITRRFVDDAIGGASIRHLTLIAVGYLALAVAGQAARPVAAWLAGRLAWDGTNRLRERLARHALGLDLAFHGRHTPGEMIERVDGDVVAVADFVVAFLMDVVASVLLLAGVVVIVFGVDWRIGCALLVYCLLIGWGMARAQRLAVPAAARSRAASARLFGLLEERLAGAEDLRANGAGEHTVRRFHQVSAALYRAEVRDARIGTTLLAGTSVAFAAGTAIMLGLAAWALRSGTLTIGTAVLIFQYTLMVRTPFERLIDQIRQYQAALAGLARIADLLAERRTLPEGTRPLPATGPLGLSLDGVGFAYPGDDEQVLSGVTLTLAPGETLGLVGRTGSGKTTLARLALRLYDPSEGVVRVGGLDLREAGQASVRTRIGVVTQDVQLFAASLRDNLTLFRPSPGDARLREVLHGVGLGEWLAGLPDGLDTELRAVSAGEAQLIAFARAFLSDPGLVVLDEASSRLDPATERRIEQSIDRLLDGRTGVIIAHRLSSLSRVDKIAVLDHGKIVEYGRRADLAADPGSRFGRLLDLAGVSR